The Thermus islandicus DSM 21543 DNA segment CTGGGGGGGATGGGAGCGGGGGACCCGTGGCTTGGCGGCATGCGCCCGGGAAGGGAGGTAACCCTGGAGGTGGCCTACTTCTCCCGCGAGGCGGCCCCGCCGGAGCTTGCCGCCACCATCCCCAGGAGGAAGCCGGGGGCGGGCATGGGCGCGGTGTTTGAAAGCCCCTACGCCGCCGACTACGTCCGTCTTACGGGTCCCACCCTTGTGGCCAGGCAGCCCGCCCGGCTGGGGCAGGAGGAGGGGTACGTCTACCGCTACCGGCTCCGGATCGCCTACCCCGGGAAAGGGCCCTACCTGGAGCGGGTCCCCCTGGACCTCGAGGCCCCCCGCGGGGCCCTTCTCGTGGAGGCCACCCTGGACCCCACCCGGTTTGAGCGGCGGGGCCGGGTGGCGAGCTGGGACAACGTGGCCCCAGGGCTTCTCGGCTACGTGTTCCACAACTACGTCCGGGCCTTCCGGGAAACCCGAAGCCTAGAGACGGGGCAGAGCCTCTTCCTGCGCTGGACCCTGAACTCCCTTTTCCTCTCCCTCGTCAAGGTGCTCACCACCTTGGTCTTTGCCTCCATGGCGGGCTACGCCCTAGCGAGGCTTCGCTTCCCGGGCAGGCAGGCCCTCTTCCTCTTCATGCTCTTCAGCATGATGGTCCCCGGCCAGGTGACCTTCATCTCCAACTACCTGGTGCTCAAAGACGGCATCTTCGGCCTCTCCAGGCTCTTCGGGGTGGAGACCCTCCTCAACACCTACGCCGGGCTCATCCTCTCCGGACTGGTGGGGGCGGGCGCCGTCTTCATCATGAAGCAGTTCTTTGAGTCCATCCCAAGGGAAGTGGAGGAAGCGGCCCTCATTGACGGGGCTACCCCCCTCCAGACCCTCTTCCGCATCATCCTGCCCATGTCCACCCCGGCCCTGGGGGCCCTGAGCATCCTCACCTTCCAGGGAACCTGGAACGAGTTCTTCTGGCCCTTCGTGGTCCTCACGAGCCCTAGGGAGATCTACACCCTTCCCCTCGGCCTCCTCTCCTTCCGCAACGCTTACGGCCAGGTGGGGGACTGGGGACTGATCCTGGCCGGGGGGTTTTTCTCCATGGTGCCCGTGCTCATCCTCTTCGCCGCCTTCCAGCGCTACTTCGTGGAGGGGGTGAGCGTGGGCGCGGTGAAGGAGTGAGCCGTGGTCCTTCCCCTCAAAGAAGACGACACCTACCTGGTGCTGAACGAGCGGGGCTTCGCCGAAGGGGGGGCGGAGGGCTTCTACCGCCACGACACCCGCTTCCTCGCCCGCTACCGCCTCCGCCTCCCCGAGGGCTTCGCCCTGCTGCAAAGCCGATCCCCGAGACCCGACCGCCTGGTCCAGGACTGGGCCCGCTTTCAGGGTCCGGATGGGGAGGTCTTCCTGAGGCGCAGCCTGGTCCTGGCCCGGGGAAGGGTTCGGGAGGAGCTCCGCTTCCAAAACCTCGGCCCCACCCCTCTGGAGGTGGCGGTGGGGCTGGAGGTGGTGCCGAGCTTTCAGGACCTTTTCCAGGCCCGGGGCTGGCACGCCTCTACTGGGGAGGTCCCCGGGTTTTCCTACCGCTCCCCGGACGGGGTGGAGCAGCGGGTGGTCCTCTCCCCTCCCCTACCCCCAGAGGGGTACAGGCTCTTCCTCCCGCCCCGGGGGGAGGGGGTGTTGGGGTGGGAGGTGGCCCTTGTAAGCCCCCTCGAGGCGGAGGGGACCCTGCCCAGCTACGAGGCCTTCCTCGCCGCCTTCCCGGAAGGGGAAGGCCGCTTTCGGGAGGCGCTTTCCCAGGCCCTCCTGGACCTGAGGGCCCTCCTCCTCGCCACCCCCGAAGGCCCCGTGCCCGCCGCGGGCATCCCCTGGTTCGTGGCGCCCTTCGGGCGGGACAGCCTCCTCACCGCCTTCATGCTCCTTCCCTGGGGGAAGGAGGTGGCGAGGAGCGTCCTCCGCTACCTGGCCAAAAGGCAGGGCGCGGTGTGGGATCCCTTCCGCGAAGAGGAGCCCGGGAAGATCCTCCACGAGGTGCGCCTGGGGGAGCTCTCCCGCCTGGGCAGGGTACCCTTTGCCCGCTACTACGGCACCGTGGACGCCACCCCCCTCTTCCTGCTCCTTTTGGGCCGGTACCTGGACCTCACCGGGGACCTTGCCCTGGTGCGGGAGCTTAGGCCCAACTGGGAGGCGGCCCTGGCCTGGATGGAGGCCGCCGACCTGGACGGGGACGGCCTTTTGGAGTTCGCCCCCTCAGGCGGGGGGCTCAGCGTGCAGTCCTGGAAGGACTCCCACGACTCCATGAGCCATAGGGACGGCCGCCTGGCCGAACCTCCCCTGGCGGTGAGCGAGGTGCAGGGGTACGCCTACGCCGCCCACCTGGCGGCCAGCACCTTCTACCGGGCCTTTGGGGAGGAGGAGAAGGCCAGGAGGCACCAGCGCCTGGGGGAGGAGCTCTTCCGCCTCATCCAGGAGCGGTTCTTCCTGGAGGACCTCGGGACCTACGCCCTGGCCTTGGACCGGAGGAAAGAGCCCCTAAGGGTCAAGGCCTCCGATGCCGGGCACCTCCTCTGGGCAGGGGCCGTTCCCGAGGAAAGGGTGGACGAGCTCCTAAAGACCCTCTTCTCCGAGGAGATGTGGACGGGCTGGGGCCTGCGCACCCTGGGCGCGAAGGAGGCCCGGTACAACCCCCTTTCCTACCACAACGGCTCCGTCTGGCCCCACGACACCGCCCTCTTCGCCGGGGGGCTTTTCCGGTACGGCCGGAAGGCCGAGGGGCGCCGGGTGGCCGAGGCCCTTTTAGACCTCGCCCTCTCCCAGCCCGACCTCCGCCTCCCCGAGCTCGTGGGGGGGTTTCCCCGGGAGGAGGGCCTCCCCCCCGTCCCCTACCCCGTGGCCTGCCGGCCCCAG contains these protein-coding regions:
- a CDS encoding carbohydrate ABC transporter permease, with protein sequence MNPKEAARRRWARLAWIYGLLLAFGVFFVGPFLMGFLASLKANPLEWPFTLSFAQVRPKNWAAAFRLGGMGAGDPWLGGMRPGREVTLEVAYFSREAAPPELAATIPRRKPGAGMGAVFESPYAADYVRLTGPTLVARQPARLGQEEGYVYRYRLRIAYPGKGPYLERVPLDLEAPRGALLVEATLDPTRFERRGRVASWDNVAPGLLGYVFHNYVRAFRETRSLETGQSLFLRWTLNSLFLSLVKVLTTLVFASMAGYALARLRFPGRQALFLFMLFSMMVPGQVTFISNYLVLKDGIFGLSRLFGVETLLNTYAGLILSGLVGAGAVFIMKQFFESIPREVEEAALIDGATPLQTLFRIILPMSTPALGALSILTFQGTWNEFFWPFVVLTSPREIYTLPLGLLSFRNAYGQVGDWGLILAGGFFSMVPVLILFAAFQRYFVEGVSVGAVKE
- a CDS encoding glycogen debranching N-terminal domain-containing protein, which gives rise to MVLPLKEDDTYLVLNERGFAEGGAEGFYRHDTRFLARYRLRLPEGFALLQSRSPRPDRLVQDWARFQGPDGEVFLRRSLVLARGRVREELRFQNLGPTPLEVAVGLEVVPSFQDLFQARGWHASTGEVPGFSYRSPDGVEQRVVLSPPLPPEGYRLFLPPRGEGVLGWEVALVSPLEAEGTLPSYEAFLAAFPEGEGRFREALSQALLDLRALLLATPEGPVPAAGIPWFVAPFGRDSLLTAFMLLPWGKEVARSVLRYLAKRQGAVWDPFREEEPGKILHEVRLGELSRLGRVPFARYYGTVDATPLFLLLLGRYLDLTGDLALVRELRPNWEAALAWMEAADLDGDGLLEFAPSGGGLSVQSWKDSHDSMSHRDGRLAEPPLAVSEVQGYAYAAHLAASTFYRAFGEEEKARRHQRLGEELFRLIQERFFLEDLGTYALALDRRKEPLRVKASDAGHLLWAGAVPEERVDELLKTLFSEEMWTGWGLRTLGAKEARYNPLSYHNGSVWPHDTALFAGGLFRYGRKAEGRRVAEALLDLALSQPDLRLPELVGGFPREEGLPPVPYPVACRPQAWDAGAVVYLYALSQGVRSW